One region of Mucilaginibacter gotjawali genomic DNA includes:
- the ribH gene encoding 6,7-dimethyl-8-ribityllumazine synthase, whose amino-acid sequence MSTQLKNLSDFSNTDVPSAVLYRFGIVVAEWNSEITNALYQGAYESLVEHGAIPDHIFTYSVPGSFELTTGADLLLKNSKLDAVICLGCVIQGETRHFDFICNAVANGISNVAIKYSKPVIFGVLTTDNQQQAIDRAGGKHGNKGVEAAVTAIKMAYLAETLNS is encoded by the coding sequence ATGTCGACTCAACTCAAAAATCTATCTGATTTTAGTAATACTGATGTCCCTTCAGCGGTTTTGTATCGTTTTGGGATCGTGGTAGCCGAATGGAATTCCGAAATTACCAATGCCCTGTACCAGGGCGCCTACGAAAGCCTGGTTGAACACGGCGCAATACCCGATCATATTTTCACCTATTCAGTTCCCGGCAGTTTTGAATTGACTACCGGCGCCGACTTATTATTAAAAAACAGTAAATTAGATGCGGTTATTTGTTTAGGCTGTGTAATACAGGGTGAAACAAGACATTTTGATTTTATTTGCAATGCCGTAGCAAACGGAATAAGTAATGTTGCTATAAAATATTCAAAACCTGTTATATTTGGCGTATTAACAACAGATAACCAGCAGCAGGCTATTGACAGGGCAGGTGGCAAACACGGAAATAAAGGTGTGGAAGCTGCTGTAACTGCCATAAAAATGGCGTACCTTGCTGAAACTTTAAATAGCTAA
- a CDS encoding DUF721 domain-containing protein has translation MRKANDKSLKEAIEQMMQVYKIKRKFDETGIIAHWPELVGKPVANRTKELFIHDKKLFLRLESSVVKNELMNMRTQIIQKINEEANSILVEEIIFL, from the coding sequence ATGCGTAAAGCCAACGATAAATCGCTGAAAGAAGCGATTGAGCAAATGATGCAGGTTTACAAGATCAAGCGAAAGTTTGATGAAACAGGCATTATAGCGCACTGGCCCGAACTGGTAGGCAAACCGGTAGCCAACCGCACCAAAGAATTGTTTATCCACGATAAAAAATTATTCCTCCGGCTGGAATCGTCGGTGGTAAAAAATGAGCTGATGAACATGCGTACGCAAATCATTCAAAAAATAAACGAAGAGGCTAACTCAATCCTGGTAGAAGAAATTATTTTTCTTTAG
- a CDS encoding OsmC family protein: MATIETTYLGDLRTEATHLQSGTKIITDAPLDNQGKGEAFSPTDLLAASLGSCMLTIMGIKARASNIDIDGTTMSITKIMAADPRRVGEIVINFKFPKAYTEKEQLLLERSALTCPVIFSLNEDLKKTVTFGWEESVKA, from the coding sequence ATGGCAACTATTGAAACTACCTACCTGGGCGATTTAAGAACAGAAGCAACCCACTTGCAATCAGGAACAAAAATAATTACCGATGCCCCTTTGGATAACCAGGGAAAAGGCGAAGCATTTTCGCCGACCGACCTGCTGGCGGCATCTTTGGGAAGCTGCATGTTGACCATTATGGGGATAAAAGCCCGCGCCAGCAATATTGATATCGATGGCACCACCATGTCCATCACCAAAATTATGGCTGCCGACCCGCGCCGTGTTGGTGAAATTGTGATCAATTTTAAATTCCCGAAGGCATATACCGAAAAGGAGCAACTGCTTTTAGAACGCTCGGCGCTTACCTGCCCTGTTATCTTCAGCCTGAACGAGGATTTGAAAAAGACAGTGACTTTTGGGTGGGAAGAATCAGTGAAGGCCTGA
- a CDS encoding asparaginase, with protein MSQILIIYTGGTIGMMSDPVTKVLKPINFEQIMDNVPELEKLNCKIQVHSFDEIIDSSNMNPAIWSELAGLIESNYDTVDGFVILHGSDTMAFTASVLSFMLENLGKPVIFTGSQLPISAVRTDAKENLMTAIEIAKAKKHDRARVPEVCIYFDYKLFRGNRSFKYNSSKFEAFRSPNYPILAESGVHLKFSLNDIRHPKEGEKLIVHKNLVSDVAVLKLYPGISPKVVETILTADVRGIVMETFGAGNTTTDEWFVTLLKNAIDSGKVILDISQCKVGTVELGRYETSRHLKDVGVANGYDMTYESAVTKMMYLLGQYDDPKLVKEYLETDLRGEITVS; from the coding sequence ATGAGCCAGATCCTGATCATTTACACCGGCGGTACCATTGGTATGATGAGCGACCCTGTTACCAAGGTACTCAAACCGATCAATTTTGAGCAGATCATGGATAACGTGCCTGAACTTGAAAAATTGAACTGCAAGATCCAGGTGCACTCATTTGATGAGATCATCGACTCATCCAACATGAACCCTGCGATCTGGAGCGAGCTTGCCGGTTTAATTGAAAGCAATTATGATACCGTTGATGGCTTTGTGATCCTTCACGGCTCAGATACGATGGCCTTTACCGCATCTGTTTTAAGCTTTATGCTTGAAAACCTGGGCAAACCAGTCATATTTACCGGCTCGCAATTGCCTATCAGCGCCGTTCGTACAGACGCGAAGGAAAATTTGATGACGGCCATTGAAATAGCTAAAGCCAAAAAACACGACCGCGCCCGCGTTCCCGAAGTTTGCATTTATTTTGATTATAAACTATTCCGCGGAAACCGGTCTTTTAAATATAATTCATCCAAATTCGAGGCATTTCGTTCGCCCAATTACCCTATCCTGGCCGAGTCGGGTGTTCACCTGAAGTTTAGCCTGAATGATATCAGACATCCGAAAGAGGGTGAAAAGCTGATTGTCCATAAAAACCTTGTAAGCGACGTGGCTGTGCTTAAGTTGTATCCCGGTATCAGTCCTAAAGTAGTTGAAACCATATTAACCGCCGATGTGCGGGGCATTGTAATGGAAACCTTCGGTGCAGGCAATACTACTACCGACGAATGGTTTGTTACCCTGCTTAAAAATGCTATCGACAGCGGCAAAGTGATCCTTGATATATCCCAGTGTAAAGTGGGCACCGTTGAGCTTGGCCGTTACGAAACCAGCCGCCACCTCAAAGATGTAGGCGTAGCTAATGGCTATGATATGACCTACGAATCGGCAGTTACCAAAATGATGTACCTGCTGGGCCAGTATGACGACCCTAAATTAGTAAAGGAATATCTGGAAACGGATTTAAGAGGGGAGATTACGGTTTCTTAG
- the ytxJ gene encoding bacillithiol system redox-active protein YtxJ: MNWIPLESADQIDAIKQTQGYSLIFKHSTRCSISMMVKKRFEFDWDKLPDNLPLYFLDLIKYRDLSNKIAADFQVYHESPQLLLIKDGECTLDLSHGEVSVEEAMLVMS, translated from the coding sequence ATGAATTGGATACCGCTGGAATCGGCAGACCAAATTGACGCTATTAAGCAAACTCAAGGTTATAGTTTAATATTTAAGCACAGCACCCGCTGTTCCATCAGCATGATGGTAAAAAAACGTTTTGAGTTTGATTGGGATAAACTCCCCGACAACTTACCCCTCTATTTTTTAGACCTGATCAAATACCGCGACCTTTCTAATAAAATCGCTGCTGATTTTCAGGTTTACCACGAATCCCCCCAATTATTATTGATCAAAGACGGCGAATGCACTCTCGATCTCTCACATGGCGAAGTTTCTGTGGAGGAAGCTATGTTAGTGATGAGTTGA
- a CDS encoding FKBP-type peptidyl-prolyl cis-trans isomerase: MKYILFIMALGLAVNVSAQTDVQHTPHGATYRVFTHSTGDKIKVNDVITFDFIQKTDKDSILMSSFITGNKGKAQVLPIEGLKDIAEVNLMEVFPNLALNDSVEVKIPTDSVFKGHDAQRPAFFPKGSNLVFVLKVEKIQSLNDAIAERNAEMEKAKAEEAKLQANEAVAAAAYIASHKLVLKTTPSGLKYVITKPSLKLKPQKGDTLLVNYAGRGLDDKVFDSSIESIAKASGLNQPGRTYEPYEVIVGAGGVIPGWDEGLLLLNEGSKATFVIPSSLAYGAQGMGAIAPFSTLVFDLELVKVKPVKHPVVAKPAVKKPVHKKYPVKKKS, encoded by the coding sequence ATGAAATATATCCTGTTTATTATGGCATTGGGCCTCGCTGTGAATGTGAGCGCACAAACTGACGTACAACATACCCCGCATGGTGCAACTTACCGGGTATTTACCCATAGTACCGGTGATAAAATAAAGGTTAACGATGTAATCACTTTTGACTTTATTCAAAAAACGGATAAGGACTCCATTCTGATGAGTTCTTTTATTACCGGAAATAAAGGCAAGGCACAGGTTTTACCGATAGAAGGCCTTAAGGATATAGCGGAAGTTAATTTGATGGAAGTATTTCCAAATCTGGCATTAAATGACAGTGTTGAGGTAAAGATCCCTACTGATTCCGTATTTAAGGGACATGATGCGCAGCGCCCGGCGTTTTTCCCTAAAGGGAGTAACCTGGTGTTTGTTTTAAAGGTAGAAAAAATACAATCGCTGAATGATGCTATCGCCGAAAGGAATGCTGAGATGGAAAAAGCCAAAGCTGAAGAAGCAAAACTACAGGCTAACGAAGCGGTTGCTGCGGCAGCATATATAGCAAGCCATAAACTTGTTTTAAAAACTACCCCGTCGGGTTTAAAGTATGTGATCACCAAGCCATCACTAAAACTTAAACCGCAAAAAGGTGATACCCTGCTGGTAAATTATGCAGGCCGCGGGCTTGATGATAAAGTTTTTGATTCGAGCATTGAATCCATAGCAAAAGCATCAGGTTTAAACCAACCGGGGCGCACTTATGAACCTTACGAGGTAATCGTTGGGGCCGGGGGAGTTATCCCCGGATGGGATGAAGGCTTGCTGTTATTAAACGAAGGCTCGAAGGCCACTTTTGTAATCCCTTCTTCCCTGGCATACGGCGCGCAGGGAATGGGCGCAATAGCACCTTTTAGCACGCTTGTTTTTGACCTGGAACTGGTTAAAGTAAAACCTGTTAAACATCCGGTGGTTGCCAAACCGGCTGTTAAGAAACCGGTCCATAAAAAATATCCGGTAAAGAAAAAAAGTTAA
- a CDS encoding nucleoside-diphosphate kinase: MSTNKTFTMIKPDAVANGHTGAILDHIIKGGFKIIAMKYLALSKETAGKFYEVHKERPFYGELVDFMSSGPIVAAILEKDNAVEDFRKLIGATDPAKADKGTIRNLYAESIGANAIHGSDSDENAKIEGDFYFSALEKF; this comes from the coding sequence ATGAGCACTAATAAAACTTTTACCATGATTAAACCTGATGCCGTTGCTAACGGGCATACAGGTGCTATTTTAGACCACATTATTAAAGGCGGCTTTAAAATTATTGCCATGAAATATCTGGCACTGAGCAAAGAGACTGCCGGCAAATTTTACGAAGTACACAAAGAGCGCCCTTTTTATGGCGAGCTGGTTGATTTTATGTCGTCCGGCCCGATTGTTGCAGCAATATTGGAAAAAGACAACGCTGTTGAAGATTTCAGGAAACTGATCGGTGCTACTGACCCGGCAAAAGCTGACAAAGGAACGATCCGTAATTTGTATGCAGAATCAATCGGCGCTAATGCAATCCATGGCTCCGACTCTGATGAAAATGCTAAAATTGAAGGAGATTTTTATTTTTCGGCACTCGAGAAGTTTTAA
- the recF gene encoding DNA replication/repair protein RecF (All proteins in this family for which functions are known are DNA-binding proteins that assist the filamentation of RecA onto DNA for the initiation of recombination or recombinational repair.): MYLQQLSVINFKNYAEAELKFSEGVNVFTGNNGAGKTNLLDAIHYLSLCKSYFNPIDSQQIKQGEEFFIITGNFNKNGNPEAVACSVKKNQKKQFKRNKKDYQRLADHIGLFPLVMVSPYDISIIIEGSEERRKFIDNVISQTDNSYLDELIAYNRVLVNRNALLKQIADTGRYDPHLMEVLDEQLTQSGNRIFEKRKAFMESFTEIFNRHYTFLSEDAELVELSYESQLLADDFGALLKKAIEKDRVLERTTYGIHKDDLLFTIHGMPMKKFGSQGQQKSFLIALKLAQYSFLYQQNGFKPILLLDDIFDKLDDLRITKLMQMISNHDFGQVFITDTNVARVKNVFKEIGIEINLFKVKGGEIDA, encoded by the coding sequence ATGTATTTGCAGCAGCTGTCAGTCATCAATTTTAAGAATTACGCCGAGGCCGAACTGAAATTCAGTGAGGGGGTTAACGTATTCACCGGCAATAATGGCGCCGGCAAAACCAACCTGCTGGATGCCATACATTACCTTTCGCTTTGTAAAAGTTATTTTAACCCGATTGATAGTCAGCAGATCAAACAGGGCGAGGAATTTTTTATCATCACCGGCAACTTCAATAAAAACGGCAATCCCGAAGCAGTAGCCTGCTCTGTTAAAAAAAACCAAAAAAAGCAGTTTAAGCGTAACAAAAAGGATTACCAGCGTTTAGCCGACCACATCGGTTTGTTCCCGCTGGTAATGGTATCACCCTATGATATCAGTATCATTATTGAAGGCAGCGAAGAGCGGCGCAAGTTTATTGACAATGTGATCTCGCAAACAGATAACTCCTACCTGGATGAGCTGATCGCTTATAACAGGGTGCTGGTGAACCGGAACGCTTTATTAAAGCAAATTGCTGACACGGGCCGGTACGATCCTCATTTAATGGAAGTGCTGGACGAGCAGTTGACCCAATCGGGTAACAGGATCTTTGAAAAGCGCAAAGCTTTTATGGAAAGCTTTACGGAGATATTTAACCGGCATTATACCTTTTTGAGCGAAGACGCTGAGCTGGTTGAATTGAGCTATGAATCACAGCTGCTGGCGGATGACTTTGGCGCCTTATTAAAAAAGGCCATTGAAAAAGACCGGGTACTGGAGCGTACTACGTACGGCATTCATAAAGATGACCTTTTATTTACCATACATGGCATGCCGATGAAAAAGTTTGGGTCGCAGGGGCAGCAAAAGTCTTTCCTTATTGCCCTTAAACTGGCGCAGTACAGTTTTTTATACCAGCAGAACGGATTTAAGCCCATCCTGTTACTGGATGATATATTTGATAAGCTCGACGACCTGCGGATAACCAAACTGATGCAAATGATCTCAAATCATGATTTCGGGCAGGTATTTATTACCGATACCAATGTGGCAAGGGTTAAAAACGTATTTAAGGAAATTGGGATAGAGATTAACTTGTTTAAAGTAAAAGGAGGAGAAATAGATGCGTAA
- a CDS encoding heavy metal-binding domain-containing protein, producing the protein MKKVTLMAIAILFSVASAFAAHTNTSVADTTKTKKVKPAKLMYTCPMDADVLSDKPGKCPKCGMTLVKKDTSKKMPMKHKMSM; encoded by the coding sequence ATGAAAAAAGTAACGCTGATGGCTATCGCCATCCTATTTTCAGTCGCATCCGCATTTGCGGCGCATACCAACACATCAGTAGCTGATACTACAAAAACCAAAAAGGTAAAACCGGCAAAATTGATGTACACCTGCCCGATGGACGCCGATGTATTGAGCGACAAACCGGGCAAATGCCCAAAATGTGGTATGACCTTAGTGAAAAAGGATACGTCAAAAAAAATGCCCATGAAACATAAAATGAGTATGTAA
- a CDS encoding tetratricopeptide repeat protein, giving the protein MIFIVGAVLAMVIIYIAYQRFYIAPREVTAANQMHVAQDFWEKKQWDKAINGDAGYPGFAKIADEYSNTKSADLAYFYLGIAYLNKGNYQKAIDNLTNYSGNDYMVAAEALGGTADAYVELKDYDKAVTYYKKAADKANNKFLTPMYLKKLGLVYEAQNDYKSADDVYKRIKADYSDSPQGQNIDEYIARAEAKG; this is encoded by the coding sequence TTGATATTTATTGTCGGGGCTGTTTTAGCCATGGTAATTATTTATATAGCCTACCAGCGTTTTTATATTGCACCGCGCGAAGTTACCGCGGCTAACCAGATGCATGTTGCGCAGGATTTTTGGGAGAAAAAGCAATGGGACAAAGCCATTAACGGCGATGCTGGTTATCCTGGTTTTGCAAAAATTGCAGATGAATACAGTAATACCAAATCAGCAGACCTTGCTTATTTTTACTTAGGCATCGCTTATTTAAATAAAGGAAACTACCAGAAAGCGATTGACAACCTAACCAACTATAGCGGTAACGATTATATGGTTGCTGCAGAAGCGCTTGGCGGAACCGCCGACGCCTATGTTGAACTGAAGGATTATGACAAAGCCGTAACCTATTATAAAAAAGCAGCTGATAAAGCGAACAATAAATTTTTAACCCCTATGTATCTTAAAAAACTGGGTTTGGTTTACGAAGCGCAAAACGATTATAAATCAGCTGATGATGTTTACAAAAGGATCAAAGCAGATTATTCAGACAGCCCGCAGGGCCAGAATATTGACGAATATATAGCAAGGGCTGAAGCGAAAGGATAA
- a CDS encoding FKBP-type peptidyl-prolyl cis-trans isomerase gives MKKNLMFLALAAIGLASCNGFKKGQHGLLYQIVSDKSGPSVQPGDFISINYIVKNDADSVLQSSFETGQQFSQIVPKPSGKGDVFAGISYLSEGDSAVIKTDLDSLSAGHPRPAGMKGKYMIFIVKVEKVIQKGNLDQTVFNGRCQAYVTSLMDVAKKAEPAKIKKYIADNNLKVTTTASGLDYVITKESSEPKPANGDTVAVAYVGKYLNGKVFDTSIKSEAVKAKLPINPMNPYKPLRFPLGTPGMIPGLNEAILLLSKGAKATIIMPSSLAYGERGNQMIGPFTPLVFEVELVDIVHPNPNAPKPVAPPMMAQPQQQPVKK, from the coding sequence ATGAAAAAAAACCTGATGTTTTTAGCGCTTGCTGCAATTGGATTGGCAAGTTGTAATGGATTTAAAAAAGGGCAACACGGGTTGCTATATCAAATTGTATCTGACAAATCGGGTCCGAGCGTTCAGCCAGGCGACTTTATCAGTATCAACTATATCGTTAAGAATGATGCTGATTCTGTATTACAGAGTTCGTTCGAAACCGGCCAGCAGTTTTCACAAATAGTGCCAAAACCAAGTGGTAAAGGTGACGTGTTTGCCGGGATCAGCTACCTGAGCGAAGGCGACAGTGCTGTGATTAAAACCGACCTTGATTCGTTAAGCGCAGGTCATCCGCGCCCTGCCGGAATGAAGGGCAAATACATGATCTTTATTGTGAAAGTTGAAAAAGTTATCCAGAAAGGCAACCTCGACCAAACAGTATTCAACGGCCGTTGCCAGGCTTATGTTACCTCGCTAATGGATGTAGCAAAAAAGGCAGAACCGGCAAAAATTAAAAAATATATTGCTGATAACAACCTTAAAGTTACTACAACAGCTTCAGGGCTTGATTATGTGATCACCAAAGAAAGCTCGGAACCAAAACCTGCAAACGGCGATACCGTGGCTGTAGCTTATGTGGGTAAATATTTAAACGGCAAAGTTTTTGATACCAGCATCAAATCTGAAGCTGTTAAAGCCAAATTGCCAATTAACCCGATGAACCCCTACAAACCTTTGCGTTTCCCGCTTGGCACTCCGGGTATGATCCCGGGATTGAATGAGGCCATTCTATTGCTTTCAAAAGGCGCTAAGGCAACCATCATCATGCCATCAAGTCTTGCTTACGGCGAACGTGGCAACCAGATGATAGGCCCGTTTACGCCGCTTGTATTTGAAGTAGAATTGGTTGACATTGTTCATCCAAATCCAAACGCTCCAAAACCGGTTGCTCCGCCAATGATGGCTCAGCCGCAACAACAACCTGTTAAGAAATAA
- a CDS encoding TatD family hydrolase has protein sequence MLLTDTHTHLYYETDLQKRAGLVERCISNNVERLFLPNVDAASVPKVFDLAATCPDMFYPMLGLHPCSVKDGWEEELNTIKQAAGEHKIYAIGEIGIDLYWDKTTLAEQVKAFKAQIAWAKQLKLPIVIHCREAFNEVFEVLQQEQGKDLRGIFHCFTGNLEQAHKVIELGFYLGIGGVVTYKNAGLAEVVAQIDLNRIVLETDSPYLAPVPHRGKPNESAFLVFVAQKVADALQVSIEKVATVTTENSKLIFGV, from the coding sequence ATGCTGCTTACCGATACCCATACCCATCTTTATTACGAAACAGACCTGCAAAAGCGCGCCGGCCTGGTGGAACGCTGCATCAGCAATAACGTGGAGCGCCTGTTTTTACCAAACGTTGATGCCGCATCTGTGCCAAAAGTTTTTGACCTGGCCGCTACCTGCCCAGACATGTTTTACCCGATGCTCGGGCTGCACCCCTGCTCGGTAAAAGATGGCTGGGAAGAAGAATTGAATACGATAAAACAGGCTGCAGGTGAACATAAAATTTATGCAATAGGTGAAATTGGCATTGATCTTTATTGGGATAAAACTACCCTTGCTGAACAAGTAAAAGCCTTTAAGGCACAAATCGCCTGGGCTAAACAACTTAAATTGCCTATTGTGATCCACTGCCGCGAAGCTTTCAACGAAGTTTTTGAAGTGCTGCAACAAGAACAGGGTAAAGATTTACGCGGCATTTTCCATTGTTTTACCGGCAACCTTGAACAGGCCCATAAAGTTATCGAATTGGGCTTTTACCTGGGTATAGGTGGGGTGGTAACCTATAAAAACGCCGGTTTGGCCGAAGTTGTGGCTCAAATTGATCTCAACCGGATAGTTTTGGAAACAGATTCTCCGTACCTTGCACCGGTTCCGCACCGGGGTAAGCCCAATGAAAGCGCGTTCCTTGTATTTGTGGCCCAAAAAGTTGCTGATGCACTGCAGGTAAGTATAGAAAAAGTAGCGACTGTAACCACTGAAAATTCGAAGTTGATTTTCGGCGTTTAG
- a CDS encoding HYC_CC_PP family protein → MKRTALILLSAIYLLSCTGISANSQYCCGVLQSTTLSESPKAACKMNIPMKSCCKSKKQYFKVKDQHVSPSAFGFYTKLAPAMAVLYLPFISNLNIPVREIVYFNNHAPPDRRHATPSYILNCTYRI, encoded by the coding sequence GTGAAACGCACTGCACTTATATTACTATCAGCCATTTACCTGCTCTCCTGCACAGGTATAAGCGCCAATAGCCAATATTGTTGCGGTGTGCTACAGTCAACCACGCTTTCTGAAAGCCCGAAGGCTGCCTGCAAAATGAATATACCGATGAAGAGTTGCTGCAAATCAAAAAAGCAATACTTCAAAGTAAAGGATCAGCACGTGAGCCCTTCGGCCTTTGGTTTTTACACTAAACTGGCTCCGGCAATGGCTGTTCTCTATTTGCCATTTATTTCGAATTTGAATATCCCTGTCCGGGAAATTGTTTATTTTAATAACCACGCCCCACCCGACCGGCGGCACGCCACACCTTCTTATATCCTCAACTGTACTTACAGGATCTGA
- a CDS encoding DHH family phosphoesterase encodes MLSIASLIELLAQPQKIVITTHHKPDGDAIGSSLGLYNYLIQQGHHVTVITPTDYPTYFNWMPGNDGVVIYTEHPEECAALVSEAKIIFCLDFNALGRINELGELVGKSAAYKVMIDHHLEPEDFDDYRYWNIGACATAQLVYTFIVEELKHKELVNKDVASCLYAGILTDSASFHLPNTTSAVHRITADLIDAGAVNWRIYDLVYNNSPENRLRFLGLCLSERLEVLYEFNTAIFHVTKQDLEKYDIQTGDTEGIVNYALSIAGIKLAAFIIERKDKVKLSLRSKGDIPANAICRKYFNGGGHFNAAGGHSEDSLENVINQFKQILPEYKKLLIK; translated from the coding sequence ATGTTAAGTATAGCCTCGCTTATTGAACTTTTAGCGCAGCCTCAAAAAATAGTAATTACTACTCATCACAAACCTGATGGTGATGCTATAGGCTCGTCGTTAGGTTTATATAATTATTTGATACAGCAGGGGCACCATGTAACCGTGATTACCCCAACCGATTACCCGACCTACTTTAACTGGATGCCGGGTAATGACGGTGTGGTTATTTATACAGAACACCCGGAAGAATGCGCAGCCCTCGTCAGCGAAGCTAAAATCATTTTCTGCCTTGATTTTAATGCTTTGGGAAGGATTAATGAATTGGGCGAACTGGTCGGCAAAAGTGCTGCATATAAGGTAATGATAGACCATCACCTGGAACCGGAGGATTTTGACGATTACCGTTACTGGAATATTGGTGCATGTGCTACCGCGCAGTTGGTTTATACTTTTATAGTTGAAGAACTTAAACATAAAGAACTGGTGAACAAGGATGTGGCCAGTTGTCTGTATGCCGGCATTTTAACCGACTCAGCGTCCTTCCACCTGCCAAATACAACATCGGCGGTGCACCGTATTACCGCCGACCTGATTGACGCGGGCGCCGTAAACTGGCGCATATACGACCTGGTTTATAACAACTCACCCGAAAACCGCCTGCGTTTCCTGGGCCTGTGCCTGTCAGAGCGTTTGGAGGTTTTGTACGAATTTAATACCGCTATTTTCCATGTAACCAAACAGGACCTGGAGAAATACGATATCCAAACGGGCGATACCGAAGGAATAGTAAATTATGCGTTATCCATTGCCGGCATAAAACTGGCAGCTTTTATAATTGAACGTAAGGATAAGGTAAAACTTTCGTTAAGATCAAAGGGAGATATCCCTGCGAATGCGATCTGCAGGAAATATTTTAACGGCGGCGGCCATTTTAACGCAGCCGGCGGCCATTCAGAAGACAGCCTTGAAAATGTAATCAATCAATTTAAACAAATATTACCTGAATATAAAAAACTATTAATAAAGTAA